A single genomic interval of Calypte anna isolate BGI_N300 chromosome 3, bCalAnn1_v1.p, whole genome shotgun sequence harbors:
- the ENPP4 gene encoding bis(5'-adenosyl)-triphosphatase ENPP4, producing the protein MNSILTLFFSGMVACYSHPAGNSVSRLLLVSFDGFRADYLETYKLPHLQEFIDDGVLVKEVKNSFITKTFPNHYTIVTGLYEESHGMVANDMYDPDAKQKFSQFNDSDPFWWNEAVPIWVTNQLQGNGASAAAMWPGTDVKINNTAPHFFMKYNFSVTFEERVEKIVAWLNSSNPVVSFATLYWEEPDASGHKYGPDDTEKMRKVLEEVDNHIGFLTKKLKASGLWDTLNVIITSDHGMAPCSANKLIILDDCIGRDNYTLIDRTPVAAVLPKQNKRDVYNLLKKCNSHMKVYLKEEIPDRFHYHHNKRIQPIILIADEGWTIVQNESLSKLGDHGYDNALPSMHPFLAARGPAFHQGYRQSTMNNVDIYPMMCHILGLTPQPHNGTFSNTKCLLADQWCINLPEAIGIVLGAFAILTTFTCIIIISKKKIAPPRPFSRLQLQSDDDDPLIG; encoded by the exons ATGAACTCAATTTtaacattgtttttttctggaatggTTGCCTGTTATAGTCACCCTGCTGGCAATTCAGTATCCAGGTTACTTCTTGTGTCCTTTGATGGCTTCAGAGCTGATTATTTGGAAACCTATAAACTTCCTCATCTCCAGGAGTTCATTGATGATGGGGTACTTGTGAAAGAAGTGAAGAATTCTTTTATCACCAAAACTTTCCCAAACCATTATACCATAGTGACAGGTTTATATGAAGAAAGCCATGGCATGGTGGCTAATGACATGTACGATCCAGATGCTAAGCAGAAGTTTTCACAGTTCAATGATTCAGATCCCTTCTGGTGGAATGAAGCAGTTCCAATTTGGGTAACAAATCAGCTGCAGGGAAATGGAGCAAGCGCTGCTGCAATGTGGCCTGGTACTGATGTAAAAATTAACAATACAGCCCCTCACTTCTTTATGAAATACAACTTTTCAGTGACATTTGAGGAGAGAGTGGAGAAGATTGTTGCATGGCTGAACAGCTCTAATCCAGTGGTCAGTTTTGCTACGTTGTACTGGGAAGAACCAGATGCAAGTGGGCACAAGTATGGACCAGATGACACCGAGAAAATGCGAAAAGTTTTAGAAGAAGTGGATAATCACATTGGCTTCCTTACCAAGAAACTGAAGGCTTCAGGTTTATGGGATACTCTTAATGTCATAATTACAAGTGATCACGGAATGGCCCCGTGTTCTGCAAACAAGCTGATTATCCTGGATGACTGCATTGGTCGAGATAACTACACTCTGATAGACAGGACTCCAgttgctgcagtgctgccaaAACAGA acAAGAGAGATGTGTATAACTTGCTGAAAAAATGCAACAGTCACATGAAAGTGTATCTCAAAGAAGAAATTCCAGACAGATTTCATTATCATCATAATAAGAGAATTCAACCCATAATTCTGATTGCAGATGAAGGGTGGACTATTGTACAGAACGAGTCACTTTCAAAAT tAGGTGACCATGGCTATGACAATGCTCTCCCAAGCATGCATCCATTCCTGGCTGCCCGAGGGCCTGCTTTTCATCAGGGTTACAGGCAGAGCACGATGAACAACGTTGATATTTACCCCATGATGTGCCACATCCTGGGACTGACACCACAGCCACACAATGGCACTTTCAGTAACACCAAGTGCTTGCTCGCTGACCAGTGGTGCATAAATCTTCCAGAAGCTATTGGGATAGTTCTTGGGGCTTTTGCAATCCTGACTACTTTCACTTGCATTATAATCATCTCCAAGAAGAAAATAGCTCCCCCGCGGCCCTTTTCCCGGCTTCAGTTACAGTCTGATGATGATGATCCTTTAATTGGATAG